In Candidatus Omnitrophota bacterium, the DNA window GCTGCCGGAATGGGGGACGCCGTCGGCGATCCACGCGGTGTTGGAGCTCAATGGCATCTTCAACCAGAAGAACACGGTCAATGGCGATCTCGTCGGCGATCTTGGTGGGTACACGCTCTACCTGTCTCCAGGCATTCAGTGGGTGGGACCACGGTGGATTGTCGAAGGGTCGCTCCAGTTTCCTGTCATCCAGGATCTCAACCGGGCCGAGATCCGCGAAGCGGGGCCGACGTATGTGATCGGCGTTCGGGTGACCTTTTAAACGAGGAGGTGAGTGAAGATGGAACAACCAACTCGAGTTTCGCTGTGCCCAGCGTGTGGGGCGTGTCCCGAGGTGGTCGTCGATGTCGCCAAGGATGAAGTGCGCATCGGCGAGGAGGGCAACCTCGTGCGGCTGACGAAAGAGGCCTGGAACACGCTGGTGGAGAAAATCAACGCAGGTGAGCTGAAAGCGATCTGAGAAGAACGGGCTCTCACCTTCGCTTCGTGGGCAACGACGCCGCGTGGCGCAAGGTAAGATCCACCCACCCCTTCAAGGCTGCCGGACTCTGGACGCCTCGGGGCAGCACGTAGACAAAGCCTCTCAGGGGTCGGCCGGTGAAGTCCATCGGCCGAGTATGGGGCTCTTTGAGCGCTTCCTCGTAGTGTGCAGGTCCCACGCGGACGACGAGCTTATCCTGCAACACGCCACAACACATCTTGCCATGCAGCAAGAAGGCCAGGCCGCCGAACATCTGCTTCTCCGTCAGCCCCTTGCGGCGGGCGAGGACGTGTCTGACTCGGCTGGCCAGTGGTTCGTTATACGCCATGGGCTGCCGCTCGCCGCTCCACCAACGTTTTAAGGTTCTCCAACAGCGTCTGCCGCAACGATGCCATCTTCTGCCGCATCATCAGGGCATACATGAGGCGGGCCAGCAGATGTCTGGGTTCGTACAGAAACCCAAGCCGAAGCAGGGTCTGGCTGGCGCCCTGTGGTTCCAGCTCGAAGCCAAATTGGATTGTTGAAAACATCTTGGTCATCATGCCCTGTTCCATGATCCAGCCGATCTTCCGCGGAGGGACGGCCTCGATGCACCGTTCCACGACTTGATCTTTGCGGCCTTCCCACTCAACCTGACACGTCCTGGTTGACCCAACGCGCTCTGCTGTTCCCGTCGTTGATTTCACCATCGTGGCCCATTGCGGCAGGCACGTCGAGTCGGCCAAGACAGCCCAGATGGGCTCAGGCCTGGAATTGATCAGGATT includes these proteins:
- a CDS encoding TfoX/Sxy family protein, with protein sequence MAYNEPLASRVRHVLARRKGLTEKQMFGGLAFLLHGKMCCGVLQDKLVVRVGPAHYEEALKEPHTRPMDFTGRPLRGFVYVLPRGVQSPAALKGWVDLTLRHAASLPTKRR
- a CDS encoding SRPBCC family protein, producing MCNAFQGSSEILINSRPEPIWAVLADSTCLPQWATMVKSTTGTAERVGSTRTCQVEWEGRKDQVVERCIEAVPPRKIGWIMEQGMMTKMFSTIQFGFELEPQGASQTLLRLGFLYEPRHLLARLMYALMMRQKMASLRQTLLENLKTLVERRAAAHGV